In the genome of Bryobacteraceae bacterium, one region contains:
- a CDS encoding HAMP domain-containing sensor histidine kinase — MDSAGDLTLEGLVHDLNNVFETIQDIGDSLAGDPKYAKAATRLARSMHRANRILASYFEKSQASLDLELILEHAGEFANDTLQAVKGPQLRFSRNVAPGLRLRGNPAGWERVFTNLFLNAAQAMGEEGGSVEIDAAYAEGGAIAILIADDGPGISPKVLERIFEPRFSTRARRSGLGLHIVKTIVETAGGTVAAENRPGARGAQFRISLPAAQ; from the coding sequence TTGGATTCCGCCGGCGATCTGACTCTCGAAGGTCTCGTCCACGACCTCAACAACGTGTTTGAGACGATCCAGGATATCGGCGACAGCCTCGCCGGCGATCCGAAGTACGCCAAGGCCGCCACCCGGCTGGCCCGCTCCATGCATCGCGCCAACCGCATTCTCGCCAGCTATTTCGAGAAGTCACAGGCCTCGCTCGATCTCGAACTGATCCTCGAGCACGCCGGCGAATTTGCGAACGATACGCTGCAAGCCGTGAAGGGGCCGCAACTGCGCTTCTCGCGCAACGTCGCGCCGGGCCTGCGCCTCCGCGGCAATCCCGCCGGATGGGAACGCGTCTTCACCAATCTTTTCCTCAATGCCGCGCAGGCGATGGGCGAGGAAGGCGGATCCGTCGAGATCGACGCGGCCTACGCCGAGGGCGGCGCAATCGCGATTCTCATCGCCGACGACGGGCCCGGCATTTCGCCGAAGGTGCTCGAGCGGATCTTTGAACCGCGCTTCTCCACCCGCGCCCGCCGCAGCGGACTGGGGCTGCACATCGTCAAGACAATCGTCGAGACCGCCGGCGGCACGGTGGCCGCTGAGAATCGTCCCGGCGCCCGCGGCGCGCAGTTCCGCATCTCGCTGCCGGCGGCACAATAA
- a CDS encoding DUF302 domain-containing protein, whose translation MLYEVASSKPLNDIDRDLRAAAAENKFGVLTVHDLQETMRNKGVDFNGTCLIYEVCNPHQAKKVLEANGAVSTALPCRISVYAAPDGKFRVATLLPTAVMSMFGNPELEPVAAEVESVMRAIMNSAAGGQ comes from the coding sequence ATGCTCTACGAAGTCGCCTCCAGTAAGCCCCTCAACGATATCGACCGCGATCTCCGCGCCGCCGCCGCCGAGAACAAGTTCGGCGTGCTCACCGTCCACGACCTTCAAGAGACGATGCGCAACAAAGGCGTCGATTTCAACGGAACCTGCCTCATCTACGAAGTCTGCAATCCGCATCAGGCGAAAAAGGTGCTCGAGGCCAACGGCGCCGTTTCCACCGCCCTGCCGTGCCGCATCTCCGTCTACGCTGCTCCGGACGGCAAGTTCCGCGTGGCGACCCTACTGCCCACCGCGGTGATGTCAATGTTCGGAAATCCGGAACTGGAGCCGGTTGCGGCCGAGGTGGAAAGCGTGATGCGCGCCATCATGAACTCGGCCGCCGGCGGTCAATAG
- a CDS encoding ECF-type sigma factor, whose product MGREENGQAPGEVTAQLGRWRSGETSALETLVPLVYAELRKLARAQISLERTNHTLQPTALVHEVYLRLSAGTAPPAADRGQFYGVAARLMRQILVDHARRYLRAKRGGGAPAPSPSFDLIPGRAIRAEEFLALDQALRKLAQVDERKARAVELRYFTGLQMAEAAGILSVSVMTLHRDLQFATAWLAAELTRPPSGIR is encoded by the coding sequence ATGGGCCGTGAGGAGAACGGTCAGGCTCCCGGTGAGGTCACCGCGCAGCTAGGCCGATGGAGATCCGGAGAGACTTCCGCTCTAGAAACGTTGGTTCCGCTCGTGTACGCGGAACTTCGCAAACTCGCCCGGGCGCAGATCTCGCTCGAGCGAACGAATCACACACTCCAGCCGACCGCGCTCGTGCACGAGGTGTATCTTCGCCTCTCGGCCGGGACGGCGCCGCCCGCGGCGGACCGCGGGCAATTCTACGGCGTGGCCGCCCGCCTCATGCGGCAAATCCTCGTCGATCACGCACGGCGCTATCTGCGCGCCAAACGCGGCGGCGGTGCGCCCGCGCCGTCTCCGAGCTTTGACCTCATCCCGGGCCGCGCCATTCGCGCCGAGGAGTTCCTCGCCCTGGACCAAGCCCTGCGGAAACTCGCCCAGGTGGATGAACGCAAGGCCCGCGCCGTGGAGCTGCGCTATTTCACCGGCCTGCAGATGGCCGAGGCCGCCGGGATTCTTTCCGTCTCGGTGATGACGCTGCATCGCGACCTCCAGTTCGCCACGGCATGGCTGGCCGCGGAGTTGACGCGTCCCCCGAGCGGAATACGATGA
- a CDS encoding serine/threonine-protein kinase: MSEDIKTLEILFHRALELEEPARDAFIAGQDEPLRSRLRALFAHVEAPDTIARIVGGAAAIAVEPEEHAGPYRMIACLGQGGMGSVYLATRADNAFEKSVAIKFVRAGVDSPPVRGRFEAERRILARLEHPAIARLLDAGTTAAGVPYLVMEYVESAGNIVAYCHRGDVPFEQRLRIFRQVCDAVQYAHRNLVIHRDLKPSNILVNRDGVPKLLDFGIAKIIGAGEQTVYTQAGWMTPRYSSPEQCRGEPVSTASDVYSLGVILGELLEGQAEARDARLIAAKATREDAAERYETAAALAADIAAVLDHRPISAREYSRAECLLRFARRNRGAVAAAALGVCGLLLGTALAVRSAMEAQQARAVAVAEKQRAERESAEAERQATLAAGRAREAQSAQALADRRYSDARRLTGAFVHDIYGEISQLSGATKARGKMLAAIVSYLEGLSAQNPHDDIVQLDLARAYRQAAEFEGGPGNRAGDVQRALAKMERARAILARQAARHPGDPATALELVDVASDLAKLRTESKGDVSGVRDIERENLAEARVIARAHPTDLSARVVLIRTMLRLSFTELRRWPGKATAGLAIEAEAIARGTLASEASRRAPAVRELLEEALADAISAQGQVHALRGRFAIAIEKHRESLRLRQSLAVRYPVDARYQRNVMLSWAFLANIYAKAGQPNHPDARTAVEGMAAIAKELVAADPESNGARMDLAMSGLRMAAFLSGDGRLVEAAGRERESVGILAALAEKYPENFTYHQQLVGALRQRGDTLLAMGDNAEAVDVFERMLEEAERLEGRVRSPSVLALESMALVRLALLRTLDGADATALADRSVEIQRGAYRLEPTTNEEGNLARAMARAGEVYALAARRTGNREHWRRASELLGAWAAAESRLPPSDVRPTYPEGSEWRTLFELARNVR, from the coding sequence ATGAGCGAGGATATCAAGACCCTCGAGATCCTGTTCCACCGCGCCCTGGAGCTCGAAGAGCCCGCCCGCGACGCCTTCATCGCCGGTCAGGATGAGCCCCTTCGCTCCAGACTCCGGGCCCTGTTCGCCCACGTCGAAGCGCCGGACACAATCGCCAGGATCGTGGGCGGCGCCGCCGCCATCGCCGTGGAACCGGAGGAGCACGCCGGGCCCTACCGGATGATCGCCTGTCTGGGCCAGGGCGGCATGGGCTCGGTTTACCTCGCCACTCGCGCCGATAACGCGTTCGAAAAATCGGTGGCCATCAAGTTCGTGCGCGCTGGCGTCGATTCGCCGCCTGTCCGCGGGCGCTTCGAAGCGGAACGCCGCATCCTCGCGCGCCTTGAACATCCCGCCATCGCGCGTCTCCTCGACGCCGGGACCACGGCGGCCGGCGTGCCGTACCTGGTGATGGAATACGTCGAGAGCGCGGGCAACATCGTCGCCTACTGCCATCGTGGCGATGTTCCATTCGAGCAGCGTCTCCGGATCTTCCGCCAAGTCTGCGACGCCGTCCAGTACGCGCATCGGAACCTCGTCATCCACCGCGACCTCAAGCCGAGCAACATCCTTGTGAACCGCGACGGAGTCCCGAAACTGCTCGACTTCGGGATCGCCAAGATCATCGGCGCCGGCGAACAGACCGTCTATACGCAAGCCGGCTGGATGACCCCGCGCTATTCGAGCCCTGAGCAATGCCGCGGCGAGCCCGTCTCCACCGCCAGTGACGTCTATAGCCTCGGAGTGATTCTCGGCGAGTTGCTCGAAGGTCAGGCCGAAGCGCGCGATGCGCGATTGATCGCCGCCAAGGCCACGCGCGAGGACGCCGCGGAAAGGTACGAAACCGCCGCCGCGCTGGCCGCCGACATCGCCGCGGTGCTCGATCACCGCCCGATTTCAGCCCGGGAGTACTCCCGCGCCGAGTGCCTCCTGCGGTTCGCCCGGCGGAATCGCGGCGCGGTGGCGGCGGCCGCGCTGGGCGTATGCGGACTCCTCTTGGGTACGGCCCTCGCCGTCCGGTCCGCCATGGAGGCGCAGCAGGCGCGCGCCGTCGCCGTCGCTGAAAAACAGCGTGCCGAGCGCGAATCCGCGGAAGCCGAGCGTCAGGCGACGCTTGCCGCCGGCCGCGCTCGCGAGGCGCAATCCGCACAGGCGCTGGCGGACCGCCGCTATTCCGACGCCCGCCGCCTCACCGGCGCTTTCGTCCACGATATCTACGGCGAGATCTCGCAACTGTCCGGCGCTACCAAGGCTCGCGGCAAGATGCTCGCCGCCATCGTCTCCTACCTGGAAGGACTATCCGCTCAGAATCCTCACGACGATATCGTGCAACTCGATCTCGCCCGCGCCTATCGCCAGGCGGCGGAGTTCGAAGGCGGACCTGGCAACCGTGCGGGCGATGTCCAGCGGGCCCTGGCGAAAATGGAGCGCGCCCGGGCCATCCTTGCCCGTCAGGCCGCTCGCCATCCCGGAGATCCCGCCACCGCACTCGAGCTGGTGGATGTCGCGTCGGACCTCGCGAAGCTTCGCACCGAGTCCAAGGGGGACGTGTCGGGCGTTCGCGATATTGAGCGAGAGAATCTCGCAGAGGCGCGCGTCATCGCCCGCGCTCATCCAACCGATCTGTCCGCCCGCGTCGTGCTCATTCGCACCATGCTGCGGCTGTCGTTCACCGAACTGCGCCGTTGGCCCGGCAAGGCTACCGCCGGCCTGGCGATCGAGGCGGAAGCAATCGCCCGCGGAACGCTCGCCTCCGAGGCCAGCCGCCGCGCTCCGGCCGTGCGCGAACTACTCGAGGAGGCGCTGGCCGACGCCATTTCAGCCCAGGGCCAGGTGCACGCCTTGCGCGGCCGCTTCGCCATCGCCATCGAGAAGCACCGGGAGAGCCTCCGCCTCCGCCAGTCCTTAGCCGTCCGCTATCCGGTGGATGCCCGCTACCAGCGCAACGTGATGTTGAGCTGGGCCTTCCTCGCCAACATTTATGCCAAGGCCGGGCAGCCGAACCATCCGGATGCCCGCACCGCCGTGGAAGGCATGGCCGCTATCGCGAAGGAACTGGTGGCGGCGGACCCGGAAAGCAACGGAGCGCGCATGGATCTCGCCATGAGCGGTCTCCGCATGGCGGCCTTTCTCTCCGGCGACGGCCGTCTCGTTGAGGCCGCCGGGCGTGAACGCGAATCGGTGGGGATCCTCGCCGCACTAGCCGAAAAGTACCCGGAGAATTTCACCTACCATCAGCAACTCGTCGGCGCCCTTCGCCAGCGGGGCGATACGCTGCTGGCGATGGGCGACAACGCCGAGGCGGTCGACGTCTTCGAGCGCATGCTCGAAGAGGCGGAACGGCTGGAAGGGCGCGTGCGCTCCCCGTCGGTCCTCGCCCTCGAATCGATGGCTTTGGTCCGCCTCGCCCTGTTGCGAACACTCGACGGGGCGGACGCCACGGCCTTGGCCGATCGGTCCGTGGAGATCCAGCGCGGCGCCTACCGGCTCGAACCCACAACGAACGAGGAAGGCAACCTGGCGCGCGCCATGGCGCGGGCTGGAGAGGTCTACGCCCTGGCCGCAAGGCGAACTGGCAATCGTGAACATTGGCGCCGGGCGAGTGAGCTCCTCGGTGCATGGGCCGCCGCCGAAAGCCGCCTCCCGCCGTCGGACGTCCGCCCCACGTACCCCGAGGGCAGCGAATGGCGCACGTTGTTCGAACTCGCCCGCAATGTCCGGTGA
- a CDS encoding HAD family hydrolase codes for MIEQLRPGANALRARVALFDFDGTVSLIRSGWMDVMVPMLVEALAETKSGESEEELTRVVREFVARLTGRQTIYQMIELADQIRARGGAPRDPLEYKHEYLRRLWVRIESRIGDLRAGGDPAKYQVPGTVPLLEALRARGLKLYLASGTDDPYVQDEARLLGIHHYFDGGVFGALDDYKTFSKAILIQRIIANSEAAGEEFLGFGDGYVEIENVRQVGGVTVGVATDEPDCQRVDEWKRDRLAGVGADYIVPSFADHAALLARLFPE; via the coding sequence ATGATAGAACAGCTTCGCCCGGGCGCCAACGCCCTGCGCGCCCGCGTTGCGTTGTTTGACTTCGACGGCACCGTATCCCTGATTCGATCCGGCTGGATGGACGTGATGGTTCCCATGCTCGTCGAGGCCTTGGCCGAAACCAAGTCCGGCGAATCGGAGGAAGAACTCACCCGCGTCGTGCGCGAGTTCGTCGCCCGGCTCACCGGACGGCAGACCATCTATCAGATGATCGAACTCGCCGATCAGATCCGCGCCCGGGGTGGCGCACCGCGCGATCCCCTCGAATACAAGCATGAATACCTGCGCCGCCTGTGGGTGCGTATCGAGTCGCGCATCGGCGATCTGCGGGCCGGCGGCGATCCGGCGAAATATCAGGTTCCCGGGACCGTGCCGCTGCTCGAGGCCCTGCGCGCGCGCGGCCTCAAGCTCTACCTGGCCAGCGGCACCGACGACCCCTATGTCCAGGACGAGGCCCGCCTGCTCGGCATCCATCACTATTTCGATGGCGGCGTCTTCGGCGCCCTCGACGACTACAAGACTTTTTCTAAGGCGATTCTCATCCAAAGGATCATCGCCAATTCGGAAGCCGCCGGTGAAGAATTCCTCGGCTTCGGCGACGGTTACGTCGAGATCGAGAATGTGCGCCAGGTGGGTGGCGTCACGGTGGGCGTCGCCACCGACGAGCCCGATTGCCAGCGCGTCGACGAGTGGAAGCGCGATCGTCTGGCCGGCGTCGGCGCGGATTACATCGTGCCCAGCTTCGCCGACCATGCCGCCCTCCTCGCCCGTCTCTTCCCGGAGTAA
- a CDS encoding PfkB family carbohydrate kinase, which yields MTAAEVLHAFPKLSALVVGDICLDRWCRYDPALSEPSRETGIPRIAVTAVENTPGAGGTVANNMAALGAGRVAVLGLTGRDGNAWELRDALEARGIEHNLLVDCPEIQTFTYTKLLNAQNGEEDQPRVDFVNAADPPAHAQRMVVERLRHSAKHFDVVVVSDQAETAEGGVVTAALRGALAEFALDHPEKIVWVDSRLRPELFRHAIVKPNEREAEEACMRLYGRTDLPALRTTIGHRPLVVTRGAAGVDIWDERGVTRVSGRHVTPVDICGAGDSFSAGCSLALAVTRSMEEAARIGNLVAAVTIQKQGTGTASPAEVLRIEAAP from the coding sequence ATGACCGCCGCCGAAGTGCTTCATGCGTTCCCGAAGCTTTCCGCGCTCGTGGTCGGCGATATCTGCCTCGATCGCTGGTGCCGCTACGATCCGGCGCTCTCGGAGCCTTCGCGCGAAACAGGGATCCCGCGCATCGCGGTCACCGCCGTCGAGAACACGCCGGGCGCGGGCGGCACCGTCGCCAACAATATGGCCGCGTTGGGAGCCGGGCGCGTTGCCGTGCTCGGGCTCACCGGGCGCGACGGCAACGCCTGGGAGCTCCGCGATGCGCTCGAGGCGCGCGGCATCGAGCACAACCTGCTCGTCGATTGTCCGGAGATCCAGACGTTCACCTACACCAAGCTGCTAAACGCCCAAAACGGCGAAGAGGATCAGCCCCGTGTCGACTTCGTGAACGCCGCCGATCCGCCCGCCCACGCGCAGCGGATGGTGGTGGAGCGGCTGCGCCATTCCGCGAAGCACTTCGACGTCGTCGTGGTTTCCGATCAGGCCGAGACGGCCGAAGGCGGCGTCGTCACCGCGGCGCTCCGCGGGGCGCTCGCCGAATTCGCGCTCGATCATCCGGAGAAGATCGTTTGGGTGGATTCGCGGCTGCGGCCCGAGCTGTTCCGCCACGCGATCGTCAAACCGAACGAGCGCGAGGCCGAGGAAGCCTGCATGCGCCTCTACGGCCGTACCGATCTTCCCGCGCTCCGCACCACCATCGGGCATCGTCCGCTGGTGGTGACGCGCGGCGCGGCCGGCGTGGATATCTGGGATGAACGGGGAGTGACGCGCGTTTCCGGCAGGCACGTCACGCCCGTGGACATCTGCGGAGCCGGGGACAGTTTCTCGGCCGGGTGCTCGCTGGCGCTGGCCGTCACGCGGTCAATGGAAGAGGCGGCGCGCATCGGCAATCTCGTCGCGGCGGTGACGATCCAGAAGCAGGGCACCGGCACGGCGAGCCCGGCCGAAGTGCTCCGGATCGAGGCCGCGCCTTGA
- a CDS encoding ROK family protein, which yields MKTLAIDIGGTKYSLALFEDGAMVRRHSEPTDREGGRDWMLSRIGQVARGWSFERCGVGFGGPVLFDRQQVALSTHVGGWSDFRLTAHLEETLGVPVVMDNDANVGALGESLHGAGRGYDPLFYMTLSTGIGGGMIGGGRVHRGADSYAGEIGHVVIDPAGPECLCGAHGCYERLCCGLWLERDYGRPAKELLRDPAFVERYVRHLAAGLKVVLMLWNPARIVIGGGIPKAGDGLFLPLRAELGRQMTAWSRARVDVAPAALGDDSVLWGACELAKMELSDR from the coding sequence TTGAAGACGCTCGCCATCGACATCGGTGGCACCAAGTATTCCCTTGCGCTGTTTGAAGACGGGGCGATGGTGCGGCGGCACTCCGAACCCACCGATCGCGAAGGCGGCCGCGACTGGATGCTGTCCCGCATCGGACAAGTCGCCCGCGGCTGGTCGTTCGAGCGCTGCGGCGTCGGCTTCGGCGGACCGGTCCTGTTTGACCGTCAGCAGGTGGCCCTCTCCACCCACGTCGGCGGTTGGAGCGATTTCCGTCTCACTGCCCACCTCGAGGAAACGCTCGGCGTGCCGGTGGTGATGGACAACGACGCCAACGTGGGCGCCCTCGGCGAATCCCTTCACGGCGCCGGGCGGGGCTACGATCCCCTCTTCTACATGACGCTTTCCACCGGCATCGGCGGCGGCATGATCGGGGGCGGGCGCGTGCATCGGGGCGCGGATTCCTATGCCGGCGAAATCGGCCATGTCGTGATCGATCCGGCCGGGCCCGAATGCCTGTGCGGCGCGCACGGCTGCTATGAGCGCCTTTGCTGCGGCCTTTGGCTCGAGCGCGACTACGGCCGCCCGGCCAAGGAACTGCTCCGCGATCCGGCTTTCGTCGAGCGCTACGTCCGCCACTTGGCGGCGGGTCTGAAGGTGGTGCTCATGCTGTGGAACCCGGCGCGCATCGTGATCGGCGGCGGCATCCCCAAGGCCGGCGACGGGTTGTTCCTGCCGCTTCGGGCGGAGTTGGGCCGCCAGATGACGGCATGGTCGCGCGCGCGCGTGGACGTCGCGCCGGCCGCCCTCGGCGACGACAGCGTTCTATGGGGCGCCTGTGAGTTAGCGAAAATGGAGTTATCCGATCGATGA
- a CDS encoding SIS domain-containing protein, with the protein MTYTETYKRDLFQTLDKIDLTKVDQAIDWLREARDAGRTIFVCGNGGSASTASHFACDIVKGASFQREKRFRIQALTDSLPTMTAYSNDVGYDCVFEEQLRNFAQPGDVVMAISGSGNSPNVLRAVGYANGAGCRTIGLTGRDGGKLGAMAQLNVQVPAPHMGRIEDAHMIVCHMIGYYFMEQD; encoded by the coding sequence ATGACATACACCGAAACCTACAAACGAGACCTTTTCCAGACGCTCGACAAGATCGACCTGACGAAAGTCGATCAGGCGATCGACTGGTTGCGCGAGGCCCGCGACGCCGGCCGAACGATCTTCGTCTGCGGCAACGGCGGCAGCGCTTCCACTGCGTCACACTTCGCCTGCGACATCGTGAAAGGAGCGAGTTTCCAGCGCGAGAAGCGCTTCCGGATCCAGGCGCTGACGGACTCGCTGCCCACCATGACCGCCTACTCGAACGACGTCGGCTACGATTGCGTCTTCGAAGAGCAGCTTCGCAACTTCGCCCAGCCGGGCGACGTGGTGATGGCCATCAGCGGCTCGGGCAATTCGCCCAACGTGCTGCGCGCCGTCGGCTACGCGAACGGCGCCGGCTGCCGCACCATCGGCCTCACCGGACGCGACGGCGGCAAACTCGGTGCGATGGCGCAGTTGAACGTGCAGGTGCCGGCGCCGCACATGGGCCGCATCGAAGACGCGCACATGATCGTCTGCCACATGATCGGCTACTACTTCATGGAGCAGGACTGA
- a CDS encoding glycosyltransferase has protein sequence MRIGFHSPMPPARTGVADYSAALLRALSRHEPDFARRLAVNPTAPCDLEIYHSGNNGLHTAIHQAMRTNPGVTVLHDAVLHHFFLGAGNETEYANEFVSNYGDWHRGLAARFWRRRAASGGDPEYFRYPMLRGVVGNARLVIAHNAAAARAAREHGAGTVEILPHLFEAPEIDSVATARVRERFAGAALVCGVFGHLRETKRLIPAAQAVEAVRKRGFDMRLVAAGEFASDDLARAAAPWLARDWIVRLPYLDERDFWTWAAAVDVCINLRYPAAGETSGIGIRVMGIGKCVIATAGEETAAIPDNACLRAEPGLGENESLEALLLLLADRPDYARQTGVAARAHIAREHSAAAVTRRFRELIEAVSPAP, from the coding sequence ATGCGGATCGGCTTTCACTCGCCGATGCCTCCGGCGCGGACCGGTGTGGCCGACTACAGCGCCGCGCTGCTACGGGCGCTTTCCCGGCATGAGCCGGATTTCGCCCGGCGCCTCGCGGTGAATCCCACCGCGCCGTGCGACCTCGAAATCTACCACAGCGGCAACAACGGGCTGCACACCGCGATTCATCAGGCGATGCGGACGAATCCCGGCGTGACGGTGCTGCATGACGCGGTGCTGCATCACTTCTTTCTCGGAGCCGGGAACGAAACAGAGTACGCCAACGAATTCGTATCCAACTACGGCGACTGGCATCGCGGGCTTGCCGCGCGCTTCTGGCGCCGCCGCGCGGCGTCCGGTGGCGATCCGGAGTACTTCCGCTACCCGATGCTGCGCGGCGTGGTGGGAAACGCCCGGCTGGTGATCGCCCACAATGCCGCCGCGGCACGGGCGGCACGCGAACATGGAGCCGGCACAGTCGAGATTCTGCCGCATCTGTTCGAGGCTCCGGAGATCGACAGCGTGGCGACGGCGCGAGTCCGCGAGCGGTTCGCCGGAGCGGCGCTCGTCTGCGGCGTGTTCGGGCACCTGCGCGAGACCAAGCGGTTGATCCCGGCGGCGCAGGCCGTCGAGGCGGTGCGAAAACGGGGCTTCGACATGCGGCTCGTAGCCGCCGGGGAGTTCGCCTCCGACGATCTGGCTCGGGCGGCGGCGCCGTGGCTGGCGCGCGATTGGATCGTGCGGCTTCCCTACCTCGACGAGCGCGATTTCTGGACTTGGGCCGCGGCCGTCGACGTGTGCATCAACCTGCGCTACCCGGCCGCGGGCGAGACTTCCGGAATCGGCATCCGCGTGATGGGGATCGGCAAGTGTGTGATCGCCACGGCGGGCGAGGAGACGGCGGCGATTCCGGACAATGCCTGCCTGCGCGCCGAGCCCGGGCTCGGCGAAAACGAGAGCCTGGAGGCGCTGCTGCTGCTGCTCGCGGACCGGCCGGACTACGCGAGGCAAACGGGCGTCGCGGCGCGTGCGCATATCGCGCGCGAGCATTCGGCCGCAGCCGTTACCCGGCGGTTTCGCGAGCTGATCGAAGCCGTCAGTCCTGCTCCATGA
- a CDS encoding YggS family pyridoxal phosphate-dependent enzyme, translating into MLRENIASVEERIARACARAGRRREEITLLAVTKRFSPAVMIEAFEAGLRDFGENYVQEFEGKAPALTGIEGARFHLIGRLQSNKSRRAAELFDAIQTVDSEKLARRLGVVAGELRKTLAVMIEVKLSAEEAKHGAAAESLNELAAAIRATPGLCLGGLMTMPPWSEDPEAPRPYFARLRELAQPLGVTQLSMGMSNDFETAIEEGATHIRVGTALFGRRPKP; encoded by the coding sequence GTGCTCCGGGAAAATATCGCATCGGTTGAAGAAAGAATCGCGCGGGCGTGCGCGCGGGCCGGGCGGCGGCGCGAGGAGATCACGCTCCTCGCGGTGACCAAGAGGTTCTCGCCGGCGGTGATGATTGAGGCATTCGAAGCCGGGCTGCGCGACTTCGGCGAGAACTACGTGCAGGAGTTCGAGGGCAAGGCGCCGGCGCTCACCGGAATCGAGGGCGCGCGGTTCCACCTGATCGGGCGCCTGCAATCGAACAAGTCGCGCCGGGCGGCGGAGCTCTTCGACGCGATCCAAACGGTGGATTCGGAGAAGCTCGCCCGGCGCCTGGGCGTGGTGGCGGGAGAATTGCGGAAGACCCTCGCCGTGATGATCGAGGTGAAGCTGAGCGCAGAGGAGGCCAAGCACGGGGCGGCCGCGGAGTCGCTCAACGAACTGGCCGCGGCCATCCGCGCGACGCCCGGCCTCTGCCTCGGGGGGCTGATGACGATGCCGCCGTGGTCCGAAGATCCCGAAGCGCCGCGGCCGTACTTCGCGCGGTTGCGCGAGTTGGCCCAGCCGCTTGGCGTGACGCAGCTTTCGATGGGGATGTCGAACGACTTCGAGACGGCCATTGAGGAGGGCGCGACGCACATCCGCGTAGGTACGGCGTTGTTCGGCCGGCGGCCCAAGCCCTAA
- a CDS encoding response regulator — MSIATAEQPRILIVEDDPSIGTMIEEVLDGKQYAVRLVTGPEDALSEVRAETPDLVLMDINLGADIDGIETVKRMRETADVPVCFITAYSDEATVARAEAVDPMAYLVKPFEMGDVTAMVKISLANARRIKEKLQQAARLEAASRQAHEAVLFLDGAGAIRSVSEAARNLLAMSPEAGAPLWEALRLSGPGGEEPDPETAGPLRETVESAAPGAEPVTWRGWSYPPEGERLPLLLSFSADAALGETICRIRKIPAAALRIGNNALAPPVPVAPQAPATAKNGRNATLAEGDLEDALTGLPNQAAIRAKFPALEENNGFLFVLFIDHIHILRQRFGSGAIDRILLSYSQHLAQHLPDGCQLARWDGHAFLIFPKDDNGAEIEREVGRVLSSPMLYHLQLSGRSALLRITAVFHTCKASAHDQSLEEQVEHIVKDHIKK; from the coding sequence ATGAGCATAGCGACGGCGGAACAGCCCAGAATCCTGATTGTCGAAGACGACCCTTCGATTGGCACGATGATCGAAGAGGTGCTCGACGGCAAGCAGTATGCCGTCCGCCTTGTGACCGGGCCGGAGGATGCGCTGAGCGAAGTCCGCGCCGAAACGCCGGACCTGGTGCTGATGGATATCAACCTCGGCGCGGATATCGACGGCATCGAGACAGTGAAACGAATGCGGGAAACGGCCGACGTTCCGGTCTGTTTCATAACCGCCTATTCGGACGAGGCCACTGTGGCGCGCGCCGAGGCCGTCGACCCGATGGCGTATCTGGTGAAGCCCTTCGAGATGGGCGACGTGACGGCGATGGTGAAGATCAGCCTCGCCAACGCGCGCCGCATCAAGGAAAAACTGCAGCAGGCGGCGCGACTGGAGGCGGCGTCGCGCCAGGCGCACGAAGCCGTCCTGTTCCTGGATGGGGCGGGCGCGATCCGTTCCGTTTCCGAGGCCGCCCGGAATCTGCTGGCGATGTCACCCGAAGCCGGCGCGCCCCTGTGGGAGGCTCTCCGGCTCTCCGGCCCCGGCGGCGAGGAGCCCGACCCGGAAACGGCCGGCCCCCTCCGCGAGACCGTCGAATCCGCGGCCCCTGGGGCCGAACCGGTGACATGGCGGGGGTGGAGCTACCCGCCCGAAGGGGAGCGGCTGCCGCTTCTGCTTTCCTTTTCCGCCGACGCGGCGCTCGGAGAAACCATCTGCCGGATCCGGAAGATCCCGGCCGCGGCCCTGCGAATCGGGAATAACGCCCTGGCGCCGCCGGTTCCCGTGGCGCCTCAGGCGCCCGCCACCGCCAAGAACGGCAGAAACGCCACTCTCGCCGAGGGAGACCTCGAAGACGCGCTCACCGGCCTGCCGAACCAAGCCGCCATCCGCGCCAAGTTCCCCGCTCTCGAAGAGAACAACGGATTCCTGTTCGTCCTCTTCATCGACCACATCCATATCCTGCGCCAGCGTTTCGGCAGCGGCGCCATCGACCGTATCCTACTCTCCTACAGCCAGCATCTCGCGCAGCACCTGCCAGACGGCTGCCAGTTGGCCCGCTGGGACGGGCACGCCTTCCTGATCTTTCCCAAGGACGACAATGGCGCCGAAATCGAACGTGAGGTGGGCCGGGTGCTTTCCTCTCCGATGCTCTACCACCTCCAGCTCTCCGGGCGTTCCGCGCTGCTGCGCATCACGGCCGTCTTTCACACCTGCAAAGCCAGCGCCCACGACCAGAGCCTCGAGGAACAGGTCGAACACATCGTGAAAGACCACATCAAGAAATAG